aAAGTTCCATTCAGCAATACTTCTTTAACCATGGTTCTTTTCAAGGACACCACTTAAAGTGTAAATGTTCAAGTGATAAAGGTCTTAGTTAATATCAACAGATTGGAATCTATCACCTGGACTGCTTTTACCAAAGAACTTATgaacaaattcaaaaatgtccattttttaaaataagcttACAATTGTTTTAACCTTACACTAATAAAGCAAACTAAGGCCTTACACTTattgatataccggtattttgaatatattttgcattttaaggATCACtccatgatacatgtatgactttGTTGTACATGTTCTTTTATAAAATGCAGTCCTGAAATTAATAAGAGGCACAAAGCgcttgaaatatttattataaattgcatacaaatatcaaaatataataaacaatgtaaataggataatcttaaacaaaatatgaaaaccTTGGTCCTTAAAAACTGGAACTAATGACTTAACTTATCCTTTTTCAAATATGTTCCAAAAAATTTAATACCTAgtcttaaataatttgaaacttttaaacaaaagctttcATTAACTTGATCACTGCTAGCACTCAAATCagaatgaaatatgatttctaaattttttgtctgactctctctctctctcttcacaGAAGCGGGGGTTACATGAAATGTCATTAAAATCTATCAATACACATGTACTAGTGATTAATAATATTGTGTAGCTAACTAACAGAAACCAGCATGTTCTTCAACCGTTCATGACCATCTTAATGAactctgaaaagaaaaaaaaaagaaaataaagaatatattgAGAATGTTAAGAGTATTGTACAAAGTATTACCAATAATACtctgaaaaattatcaaaattatcaaaacaatcaATATGTACTTGATGTTTGGTAAATGCTATAAAAGGATGGCGACTTATTTagggtttaattttttaacatgaccCATAAAAAGTCAGATTAATCGAATTTCTTTTTGGTACTCTGTCTGTTCCTGCAAAATTGCCGTTCCCTCCCCCACCCCTTTCCAGCTATGTCAATTTGCACTGTATAGGGCCAGATGGATTAACTCAAACGGAAATTCATTTTAATGGAGGCAACTAACCTTGAATTAATTGATCTGTTAGCTGTAAATATCCCACTAAACCTTTTGATTAATGAGTCACCTCTGTGCTGAATAAGCAGTCATTAATTAGATATTGATTTTACGAGGGATATTTCGGACCATACCTTCGTAATTGATGTTGCCCTGAGAGTCTTCCATGCCTTGAAATAATTGATCTACATCTTCATCCGATAGTCTGTCTCCtgtataaacaaatgtttgtaTGATGAATGACAGTATCAAAATAAACCCAAGGTAATTGTTGTTCACAGAGGCTATCAATTCAATTTTTGCTTCAGTATGCATacttatattaaacaatattcattttGTAACTTGTCTCTTCACAGTACTGTATGTCAGTTATGAgaataaatttattgtcattaatcatttattcactcaaataaacagaaaaatccAAGAtggtgaaaatgaaaaatgactaaaaaagagcaaaaaaaaaaattaactttgcaTTTATAGAGTTGACAAGCATAAactatgcattttttaaaattctgacaACTTCTTTTCGACTGAACTCTGATTCATTAGTCATTaccattttcaataaatttaggCAAAAATGTTAGTTACTCATTCAATTGAAACAGGAAACTATCGTTTCATGAATTTAGCATATATTTAAAGTTGAACTTCTGTATTTGTaatattactacatgtatcttgaaTGCCATTGATGTAACAAAAAGTTGAATTGAATGGGTAGAAGAACCAatgtttaacttttaatattacaaGTAATGTATTAACACCTCTACATCTCTCTTGAACattgttctttttaaaaataaatttcagagAACCTACCAAGGGAGGTAAGGATATGTCTGAGTTCAGCAGATGTGATGAATCCATTCTGATCTTTGTCAAACATCTTGAGTCCTTCTACAAAGTCATCAAATGTAGCATGGTCTCGGTTTTTGCTGATGGTCTGTAGTATGGGTATAAAGACTTCAAAGGAGATTCTGGCATCTTCAAGAACAAAAAGACTTAAGTCCAGatgaaacattttcaatatattcagTTTATACAGTTTATACTTTTCATAAATGTATGCAGCAATGATAAAGCTGCACTTCACATCACACTATATAAGAATTACCTGGGTTATTTGCATATCCACATTTCTTAACTTCAATCTCTGTTGGATTTTGTCCTAGGGCTCGGAGTACGTCTCCTAATTGTGCCGCAGCAATTTTGCCATCACCACGCTGATCAAAGAGGTTAAAAGTTTCCTGTACCTCTGTAATTTGAAATAACATATACAATGATCAGATTACAAAAACTCAGAGGTCTTTTAGGAGCAAATATAGAAATCAGGGATGCAAGAAACAGTACGAGACACACTGACTGgacaaatgttaaaatgttcaaGTAAGATATGAAATCCACAgtatatttgcaaaaaataaatgaaattttaaagcttCAAATTTGCAAAGAGATATGATGAAATCCCTTTTTAATGTAATAAGTGACATTCATTTTAATGTAATCAGTGACAAgcccaatttttcaaaattgaatggAGAGTGTCTTAAGATTTTGTGAAGACTCAATTTCAAACATGCTTCATATCTTAGGCAAATCTAGcagatataatattatatttcatttagaaACACACAGCTATTTGGCATGGCAAACATTGGTCACTGGTTTAAAGATGATTTTTATATACTTCTAAGCATATGCATAATTTTAATCATGTCCATTGCCTATcttgtttatttgtacaaagTTTAAGCACTTATTTTTCCATATTATTCacactatatatattttaaggtGTATTAAAAAGCAAGTACAGTGTTCAAATTTAAGAGACTTCTACTACACTTGTCCGACAGGTGCACATTCCACAAATACCTCGACTTCCGGGAGTATACACTGGACAATTTTTCTGAAAAACAGCTTAATAAGCAATTCTTACCTGAAAGTTGATCCTCTGATAATTGAGACTGAAATTAGAATTGAAGATAAGCATGAGgcaaataatgttttcatttaaaaaattcaaatatacagTCAGTTTAAACATTTACACCCTTACCATCTTCAAAGCAATCAAATTCTTGTCTGAGGAGTGAACTTCCGGTTTGagtcataaaaaaaatacacaagaaTATCAAACCCGATCGATTTGTTTCGCATGAATTTTACCTAATTTTTGTTGCTTTGGtcgttgattaaaatcagacaACATCGGAAACGTGTTTTTACAgtaaagtacagtaataatagTATGGTATAGCATAATGtgaaaaatgatataatatttttttcaaggaTTGTGACCATATATGGTCATAATTTGAGGCCTAAGAAGGCGCTAAAATCAAACATTCGTTTGAcagatttaaaattatttgccaggatttttaatttttttaaatcttgaatcTATTATAACATGATTAAAACGTGTTTGCTGGCCTTATTTGTGGTCAACATTTACTATGCAATAATCCGTAATTCTACTTATGCCTGCGTGGCTAACATCAATCGTGTTAAAGTTACACAATTcttttataatttcttgtttCAAGTATTAAGTATCTTTTCACATTAATATCCATATACATttagattcaaagttgaaaCGATTTAATATTCGAAGGGGTATAAAacgtattgtattgtttattaccgAGAGCCATACGATTCATAGGTTTAGTAAAGTGTACAAACATAtctagacattttttttaaaaacatcacaaTCTTAGATTAGACTGCGGGTGAACATAGTATCCTACATAGCAGTGTGCAAAATGTACATGGTAAAAGTAAACAGGATAATGAAGAGTATACTATCAAAACAAACTTgacaaaaacaataataatatttttttcgtaATTTTGAGCATTTATTAAGGTATTTGCCCAAATTACATAACTCTTTGATATTCTTTGTTGAGAGTAATTGAATAAGTTTAAAGACAGAGggcttttcataataattttttttatatacatcttttttttatttctttataaaatggactgactaaaataaaatgaacatagTTTACAAACTCTCTCATTTctatacatatattaatatCTGCCACGCTCAATCTCCAGTTGATGAAAGGATAAACGGTATTTACTTATAAATTGTGCATACAAGTATACAGTTGGTATTGGTTTTGTTAGATATTCTTGTACTCTGCGTAACTCTCTCAAAAGTCTcgtatttaatcattttatcagACCCCGCCGTCACCAACACTCCCACGATAATACTGTCATATGCCGCACATATGTTAAAAGTCACTAATTTTAGACAGCAaaactatctttaaaaaatcgagTTTTGAACCTTTTCTcacatatgtaatttaaacagaTTTTAGTCTCAGGCCCCATGCAAAATTCAACTGCAAATTAGTTGATAATGATATATAGTCAAATAGGCGggaaaatgtgcaattttgaatgaaaaattatatattttcatttcaaattgcacattttttcgcctatttgacttaCAAATTTCTTAACTATCATGCTATCTATCatcatcaattatttttctgctgatttgagaaactatttcaactAATTATACTAATAAAGTACTTATTGGGCCTAGAGAAACCTAAAGTAGCGACACGTGTCGGTCACATATTGATTCGGATTTGAATTGAATTGGTTAATTGAAGTACGTAAAATGAGTTCCTTGCTATTACAataacaactacatgtatatattaatttattataactaAAAGCATATATTTCCGTACCCGCGTTTTCCgtgtatgtatttaaaaaattacggTACCTTTTACGGTGTCCAAGTACCGTTTGTAATTAGTTGAATTTCCTCATTTTTGTTCGCTTTTTCGGTCTACATGACAGGGTACAGTTCGTTGGAGCTAAGTTGTGACCCCTCTTTTACTTCCAGTGCTTTTGctattaataaatttgaaagatattactatacttttttttacagtgTGCATTTTATccagattttaaatgattctTAAAAAAAGACCTTCAACACATCTCTAAAATTAACCACTAAAGCATTATTAGTGAGCATTATACTGTAAACACATTGTTATTCGCGACTattttatttcgcgatttacaTGAGAAGAACTGGTTATCGGGGACTATTTTTcccgaccaagccttatccactcctgttttatttcttatagCTATATGACAAAGACTTAtccgcggcgagaaatattcgcgacaatGAGCCACTTACTAAACTCGCGAAcatttctcgcacgcgaataaaagatGGTTTTACAGTATACTAATCTAAAATAGATGGCTTAAGTTCATGAAAAATCTTAATCAATACGCTATAGctttgttctaaataaaaaaaataagaaaattctatctcattttactgtcttttaagttttaaaaaagacccCCAGAATGTGAAATTCGGTCTTCTAAATGGACAAAAATAATAGTCAAAATCTTTGTTTGATTTTGCATGTATTTCTTTGCATATATGTAACATccatttttatccaaaataaaacacaaggaaaattataaatacatctTAAAGTAAATCCAacctcctgtgacgtcatacattttacataaaccatgaattcattgaaattcttgcaagtagatttgtaatttctatgttatcataggtgcacatcaaaaactcaaatcattgtttacttggagatatttaataagcatttttcatccttatattcgacattattcaataatgacaaagggaaataactcttttctacttttctctaagtaatatatctaaatgctatactttttctaatgtaaacaattttttttttttaaattaattttagttttctggcatagtaagcaataaaatttaaatagacaaaaCAAGTATCCAACcacttatatataatttttaaaccaataagtgtgattttcagatgataatttcagcctttggtttttattaccttacatcttaaatagtatggatacacatatattttatttattttttgatgaaattcaagtccaataagttaaaaaaaagttaagtttttaactttgaacccataattttataggtacggagttaccttaatTTATTGTAGGGGTGTATTCTTTACACTCAATCTATGTATATGCCCAGTCCCACATTTCAAAGCCTTTAGAATACACATTTGATAGgtatacattttttcttaatagCTGGGCAGTGTATTTTACATCAAAAAGCGCTCGTGCAtgtaaattttggaaaaatgtaAATGTCCAAGTGGCCT
This genomic window from Magallana gigas chromosome 5, xbMagGiga1.1, whole genome shotgun sequence contains:
- the LOC105325947 gene encoding myosin-2 essential light chain; protein product: MSQLSEDQLSEVQETFNLFDQRGDGKIAAAQLGDVLRALGQNPTEIEVKKCGYANNPDARISFEVFIPILQTISKNRDHATFDDFVEGLKMFDKDQNGFITSAELRHILTSLGDRLSDEDVDQLFQGMEDSQGNINYEEFIKMVMNG